GCTCGCGAAGAAGTCACACTGACGCTGGATGGGCAAACCGGCATCGCGTTGCAATGCGATGATCAGGTGATTGTCCGACGCAGCCAGAAGTTCTTCGAAGTCGTACAGCCGCCCGAGAAAAACTACTTTCAGGTGCTCCGCGATAAATTGCTCTGGGGAGCATGAACGCCCTCACTGGCCGGTGCGACGCAGCGATACATTGCTTTGGGGAGCATGAACAGCTTCACCGACCGGTGCGACTTTGTACGACTTAAGCGCGACCGAGCTTGCGCAACGCGCCCATTCAAGCTGTTGAAGCCGATTTTGGTAGATGCCAATGCAATGACGGTTCATCCGTATCGTTGCTTGCCGCCGGTGACTTCCTCCAGCACGCAGGCCAGCGCGTGCGTCAGTCTGACGCGATTGAACTGCTCGATGAAGCGTTGATCGGGGCGGTAATACGTGTGTCGGAACTGATCCACATCTGTGGCAATATCGGCCAGGACGCTAACCAGCCGGTCTATATCCTGTGGCTCAACAACCAAACCAACGCCTGCTTGGCGAAGTAGCTCGCTGGCGATGCCTTCCGGCGCGACGGCCAGCACGGGACGACCGGCATACAAGTATTCGAATAATTTGCCGGGATACCACTTGCGTCCTCCTTCATTGCCGACCAGCAAAAGCAGCAACACGTCAGCAGCCAGCATCTGCTGAATCGCGTCGTGATGTGAAATGCGTTTTTCCACATGCACGAACCCGTCCAGTTGATGCTCATGGATGAATTGCCATTTGGACGGCGGCAGTCCGCCGATGAAATTAACTTGGAGGTTAAGCCTGGCCGATTGGCGTCGCAGTTGGCTGAGCGCATCCAGCAGCGGCTGAGCCGCGTCGCCCCAGGCGATGCCTGTGTGTGTCAATTGCACAACGCGGTGGTGAGCGCGAGGTTCGTTGTGATTGTCTAATGGAGACGTGTGGCGCTGAACGTGGCGGAAATCGTCTTCGTCATAGCCATTGGTGATAACGCGACATTTGCCTCGACAGCGTGGTTCTAGTCTCTGGAAATCGTCGGCCATCGCTTGGTGGACGCAGATGATTCGGTCAGCATGGCGCAGCACCCAGCGTTCGACGCTGGCGTCGAGCCAGTCACGAAACGGGCGGGTTTGTTTAACAGCCCACATCGTCCAGTAATCGCGGAAATCCACAATCAACGGCACGCGCAAGGCGCCTTGTAAGAGCACGCCGAGAATGCCTAATGTCCATGGGCTGACCGACACGTAAATAGCTTCAACGCGGTGTTGCACAGCCACTTCGATACAGCGTGGCAGCGCCCGGAGACTCCAATAGAAAAACATATCGCCAACAGGCGCCAGTGCTGCGTGGTAAACGCTCCGGGCTGCGGTATAGAAGCGGCTGCGCGGCCGCTCATCGCTGCTCACTTCGGCGCGCAAGCGAGCTTCTGCCGGCAGGAGCGGTTCAGGACGTTTGCGGGCGAGCCAGCGCGGCAAAGCGATCAAGGGATGGTATGGCGGGTAGCGGATGATGGGGATGTCAGTAGGAATTTCCTTCAACAGCGTTTCGTCGAGCGGGTCGTCGGTTTGCGCCTGATGCCAATCCAGTGTCACCACGACCGGTTGCCAGCCGAACCGGCCAAGATACTTGACGAATTTAGCGTTGCGGTAGGTGCCACTGCTATTGAGTGGTGGAAAATCGAGCGCAATGTAGAGAAGCCGACGGAGCATGAACTCTCGCAACCTATCGCCAGCCTTCATTCAGATGGTTGATGAGCATTGCCGATGGGACAAGTTGCTTGATTAGAACTGCACGTTAGCCAAAGCCTGATAGAGATAGGCGCAACTGATGATGCCTTGGTGATAATTGACGAGATTCAGCTTTTCATTCGGCGCATGCGAATTTTCGTCGGGCAGGCCCAGTCCTAGCAGAATACACGGCACGTTGAGCGCCTCGTAAATCGTGTTGACAAATGGAATGGAGCCGCCTTCGCGGATGAAGACCGCTTTTGTGCCAAAGCCTTGCTCCAACGCATCAATCGCCGCTTGAAAGGCCGGATGATCATACGGCGCGAGGAATCCGGCGCCGGCTGACAGCTTGCGTACCTGAACGCGCACTGTTGGAGGCGCGATAGCATGGACGTAAGCGATGAACTGTTCGGCGATTTCATCAGGGTCTTGATGGGGCACCAACCGCATACTCACTTTGGCCAGCGCCTTGCTGGGAATGATGGTCTTGGAGCCTTCACCGGTGTGTCCGCTCACGAAGCCGTTGACGTCGAGCGTCGGTCGCGCCCACATACGTTCCAATGTGGTGTAACCCGGCTCGCCAAACGGCGCCGGCGAACCAGTCAGGGCTAAGTATTGTTGCTCGTCAAATGGCAACGCGGCCAGCCGCGCGCGCTCGTCTTCACTGAGCGGGACGACCTTGTCGTAAAAGCCGGGGATGGTCACACGCCCTTCGGCGTCTTTTAACTGCGCCACAATCTGGCACAGCACATTGGCCGGATTGGCCACGATGCCGCCGAACGAGCCAGAGTGCAGGTCCATCGTGGGTCCTTCAACCTCAATCTCCATGTAGGTCAATCCGCGCAGTCCATAGCAAATGGACGGCACGCCTCGATCCAGCATCGGTGTGTCGGAGATGACCACGACATCGGCTTGAAGCAACTGCCGATGCTCGTTCAGGAATGATTCCAGATGTAAGCTCCCAATCTCTTCCTCACCCTCTACGATAAACTTGACGTTGATCGGCAGGCGGCCTTCGTTTTTGATCCACGCTTCGACGGCCATCAAATGGGCATAGACTTGACCTTTGTCGTCAACTGTGCCACGCCCGTAGAGTTCGCCGTGGCGAATCTCCGGCTCGAATGGCGGCGACATCCACTGATCGAGTGGTTCAACCGGCTGCACGTCATAGTGGCCATATATCAGCACGGTGGGTCGGCCCGGCGCGCCGAGCCATTCAGCATAAACAACAGGATGCAGCGGCGTCGGTATCACCTCCGCACGCATCAATCCGGCAGCCAGCAACCTCTCTTTCAAGTACACAGCGCAGCGTTGAACGTCAGCGCTGTGTTCGCTGCTACAACTAATGCTGGGAATCTTGACAATCTCAACCAGCTCGTCAATGTAACGCTGCCGGTTCCGGTTAATGTACTCAATGATCTTTTCCATGACATGCTCTCCCTTCCACCTCAATCCTGAACCAGCTTCTTTCGCAGCTTGTCGTGGTTGCTACTCTACTGAATGAAACGCCACAACTGGTCACGCTCTGAACTAACTTCTTTCACGGTTTGTCGGGGGTGCTCCTGGCCCTGTCCATCAATATGCGATCAAACAACTGACCGCGAGTTGAGCGCGATACACCAAATGGCCGCGTCATTGAACTGTCCATCAATATGCGATCAAACAACTGACCGCGAGACATGCACCGGTTTGTGAACAACTGCGCAAGAGTGGTCACCATAACATGAGACGCGCTATTACTCAATAGCTTCATTGAGAAACAAGAGATTGAGGGATGCTTGCCTTATGCGCCAAGCAACGAAGTCGCCGAGGAAGCAGAACCACTGAGCTACATGATTTGGCTCTCATGAGCGCGTTTGTCTCACCGGTCGCTGCGGGTGCGCTCCCGCTGGCCTTGGGTTGGCATGAAGCATCACTTGAGTCTTAAGCAGAGGCTTTCTACAATTGGCTTTGCGATTACACTGTGGAGATGGGTCATGAACAAGGGAAAGGCCAAATCAAGAGATTACAAAGTGGGTGATGAAGTTTCCTATGCGTTGGCGGCTGGCATTCGCTATGGCACTGTTGTGAGCGTCTTTGGTGAGGTCGTCGAAATCGAATTCGAAGATGGACGCAAAGAGATGAAGAAAGTGAGCGATGATCGTTTGCGATTGTTGCGCCGCGCTCAGAGCGAGCGTGACGACCGAGACCGGCATCGTCAGGACATCCGCGAGCTGTACCGTAGCGAAGTGCGTCGTCGCTGAGCCGACACTCACGCAAAGCCATCGCATCGGCACTCAGCCGGTTCGTTCCTCCCTGGCACGACCGATGACTTTGCGTGAGGAAGCGATCTGGCAAGCGCGGCTAGGGACTGACTGCTACGTGGTGGCCACCGACGCTGATGAGGCGAACGCGCTGAAAATCCTTGGTGGCCGGTGGCGTGCGATGTTGCGGATCAGGCACAACACAGGTGGCGCGACCCTCTCGACCAATTGTGAGCCAGCGAAGGTGAACGTTGGGAATCTCCCCTTTGAGGTTATTCAAATCAACGTCGCTGATGTTCAACAGTCTGAGAATAATCTGCACAATCTGCTGAGTCGCCGGCGGCATATCAATCCGCACCGGCGTTGTCCCGACCGATTCCACGACGGCCAACGGCCACTGCGTGTCTGACTCAATCAGTACTGTTCGGCCGGCTGTCGGCACATTCAATTGCGCTTCGTAAATCACCGCATCGGCGGGAACCACCAGGATACGAGTCGTAAACGTGCGCCTCAAGCTCTCAAACGTGACCGGTACGTTTTGCCATTCCGGTTCGTTGCCCCGCAAACGAACTTGCACGGTGGCGATGTAAGGAACATCCACCACGATGCGACCCAAGCAAGGGAGTCGTTGATCCACGGTCATCGTAGCCCACTGGCCGTCGGGTTTTTGCAGTCCGACCTGCACCTCTGAACCATCGTAAACGACAGCACTCGTAGGAACCGCCACATAGTCGGTGGCCTGCGGCAGTGGGCTGGGCCGAGCACCAACAGCAATGCTCATCAAAACACTCATCAACACTAAAACCGCGATAACACCAATCAGTCGCATTCGCATCAATTTTTCTCCTTCACATCTCCGGCGTGTGCCTGACGCCTGCTTTGATTGTTTCTCATCAGGGATGATGGCGAGCAACTTTTGTGCCGCAACCTGGCCGTGTTAGCTCATGGCTGCTGAAAACCTGGATCTTGAAATTGGTCATGTCCAATGCCACATCAGCTCTAGCCTTGCCTAGCTGGCGGTAAGTTGTTTGTGTTCAACATACCACTTTCATGGACACACCGCATGGTCGAGGTTTGTTCCGGTTGTCAGGTCCGTGTCGGTTATGAGCAGGAGATTGGCTGCTCGGCAGCGACGCTTGTGTCGTTGATCAGCGACGCCGCAGTCAATAACGTATTCGGTGAGAGCTCACCACAGCCTCAGAGTGAGGGCTGGCAGGGGAGCACGTGGGTTTCTGCTGTTGCTGGGCAGCGACAGGCAAACGACAACGCAGCATGTTCCCCGTCAGTCCATCTCAGCCAGAGCAGGAGCCGGTGTTCAGCTAAGTAATGTGACAAAAGTTGGTGGCGTTTTTGGAGTGCTGCGACGTGTCGCAGCTTTGGCCGGAAAGCGGTGACACGTCACCGCACGCCAAAACATCCCGTCCCCCAAAATGTCCCAGACCTTTTGTCCACCTGCTTAGCGGCGCAGGGAATGGCGTTTTTGAAAGGATTGAATCTGACAGCCAAATCATCTTCGCAGTGGCCGGTGTTCAGCTATCCAGTGATTGTGCCGGTTTGGTGCTCACCGTCCACTGTCTTTGATCTATGGGCTGTGCTTGTCGGCGTGGCGATGGAACCTGTTGGAAACTAGCAGCCGACCGCCAAGACGCCAGGCGCGCCCACAGGAGGAGTCTTTAACTTCTCTGCGGCCTTGGCGTCTGGGCGGTCAACTTTGGAATGACTGGTTAGTGTTTGCCCGGATCAAGCGGGACCCCTTTGCGCGTGGATGTAATGTAGGCTTCCAGCGCGATCATCTTTTCATCATCCAGCTTCAGCGGGGGTCCTTTCATTGGGTTTTCAATGCACCAGTTGATCATGTCGCGGAGTGTGGCCACCTTTTTCAGTTGTGTCTGAAATTTGGGATACGTCTCGGGGTGTGTGTTTGCGGCATTGGGGTGACACATGTCGCAGGAGATGCCGATGGTGCCGCCCAACGCTTTCCAGTCATGAAACAGCTTGTCGCCTTCGGCGATCATGCGTTTTTGTTCGCGTTCCCAGATCATCCGGTCGCGGGCTGTCCATTTGGAGACTTGTTGCGCCTGTTGTTCAGCATAGGCAGCCATCAACAGGTTGGCCACCTCGCGCGCTTTATCGGGGGGTAGGATTTCGCCTGGACGGACGCCGGCGACTTCCACTGACGTTTGTCCATCACACAATTGGACGACAAGATCGCCATTGCGGCTCTTCACCTCAGGGTGCGTAGGTGATGTTTGTTGCTGCGCTACGGCGATCAAGACTGTACTGAAGACAACGGCGAGAATCATTGAGCTTTTGAATCGTTGGTTCATGTTGCCCTCCTGAATTAGTAAGATGGGAACACCGGCGCCGGTGGTCGGTGAGTTTTGCCCCATGAGTCAAGGTAGGCTTTGGCCACAGTCAGCGGGTTGCGGCTCCACAACAGATAATGCTTATCCACATAGCCGCCGCCATACACATCAATTGTGCCCAGCCCTGCGCCATCGGCTTCGTCAAACGGGTCGGCACGGTCCATCTGGACAGTGAGTTTTGGCAGCCCTTCCGGCGCATACGGCCACGGCCATGCAGTCGAAAGCATCCCGTGAAAATGAATGTTCCTGATGCGATTGGTTAACATCTGGTGCGTGTGTCCGTGAATGACCGTCACCGATTTGTAAGGGAAGAGCATCGCCTGAACCGCTTCTGCATCCTCTGTCCAGAAATTCCACGGCCTGTAATACTTGTACAGC
This window of the Blastocatellia bacterium genome carries:
- a CDS encoding glycosyltransferase, with protein sequence MLRRLLYIALDFPPLNSSGTYRNAKFVKYLGRFGWQPVVVTLDWHQAQTDDPLDETLLKEIPTDIPIIRYPPYHPLIALPRWLARKRPEPLLPAEARLRAEVSSDERPRSRFYTAARSVYHAALAPVGDMFFYWSLRALPRCIEVAVQHRVEAIYVSVSPWTLGILGVLLQGALRVPLIVDFRDYWTMWAVKQTRPFRDWLDASVERWVLRHADRIICVHQAMADDFQRLEPRCRGKCRVITNGYDEDDFRHVQRHTSPLDNHNEPRAHHRVVQLTHTGIAWGDAAQPLLDALSQLRRQSARLNLQVNFIGGLPPSKWQFIHEHQLDGFVHVEKRISHHDAIQQMLAADVLLLLLVGNEGGRKWYPGKLFEYLYAGRPVLAVAPEGIASELLRQAGVGLVVEPQDIDRLVSVLADIATDVDQFRHTYYRPDQRFIEQFNRVRLTHALACVLEEVTGGKQRYG
- a CDS encoding dipeptidase produces the protein MEKIIEYINRNRQRYIDELVEIVKIPSISCSSEHSADVQRCAVYLKERLLAAGLMRAEVIPTPLHPVVYAEWLGAPGRPTVLIYGHYDVQPVEPLDQWMSPPFEPEIRHGELYGRGTVDDKGQVYAHLMAVEAWIKNEGRLPINVKFIVEGEEEIGSLHLESFLNEHRQLLQADVVVISDTPMLDRGVPSICYGLRGLTYMEIEVEGPTMDLHSGSFGGIVANPANVLCQIVAQLKDAEGRVTIPGFYDKVVPLSEDERARLAALPFDEQQYLALTGSPAPFGEPGYTTLERMWARPTLDVNGFVSGHTGEGSKTIIPSKALAKVSMRLVPHQDPDEIAEQFIAYVHAIAPPTVRVQVRKLSAGAGFLAPYDHPAFQAAIDALEQGFGTKAVFIREGGSIPFVNTIYEALNVPCILLGLGLPDENSHAPNEKLNLVNYHQGIISCAYLYQALANVQF